CGCGCCCGGCAGGATGCCCACGAGGATGCCGATAACCGATCCGGTCACCCAGACTTTCCAGAACTGACGCGCGGCGGAAAAGAAGCCGATTGCCCGGTTGATGACGGGGAGCGACCTGACGTCGGCGCTTTTTAGGCTAGCTTCGGCCATTTCCAGTGTCGGCGGAATCGCGAACATGCCGATCAGGACGACGGCAATATCCAGCCCGCCGACCAGTTCGACCGCGCCGAAGGCGTAGCGTTCCTGCCCGGTGGTCAGGTCCGTGCCGACGCAGGCGAGGAACAGGCCGATACCGGAACTGATCAGCCCCTTCAACGCATCGTCGCCCAGCAGCAGCGCCAGCGACAAGATGCCGGCGAAGGCGACCCAGAACATTTCCGGCGGGCCGAACGACAGCGCAATGCGGGACAGCGGCGGGCCGATCAGGATCAGCGCCAGGGCGCCGACCATTCCACCCACCGCGGAAGAGTAACAGGAGATTTCCAGCGCCTTGCCGGACTGGCCCTGCTGCGACATCGGGTAACCGTCGAACGTGGTCGCGATGGCCGCCGGCGTGCCCGGAATGCGCAGCAGGATCGCCGGAATGGCGCCGCCGTATATCGCACCGGCATAAATGCCGGCGATCATGCCGAGACCGGTGATGGGTTCCATTGCATATGTCAGCGGCAAAAGCATGGCGATCGCCATGGTCGCGCTGACGCCCGGCATCGCGCCCACGGCAACGCCGCCAAGGACGCCCAGGACCATTGCCGTCAGGCTGTAAAAGCCAAAGACATTGGACAGTATGTCAGGCAGATGTTGGAACATCTCGGTCTAATTACCTCACCATTCGTGTTGAATACTGGCGCTGCATTCTAATCCGGCCCGTCCTGCGACATTATATCGGGACAGTATTTTTCGACGGATCAGAAGGGCAGCGGCCGGTCGAATCCGTAGACAAGAAATGTGTAAAGCGCCAGCGGGAACAGTACGGCAATCGCGCCGATCAGTCCCCAGCGCCGCCCGCCGAGAAAATACGCCGCGACAGCCAGATAGATCACCGACGGCACGACATAGCCGAAGTAGACGACAAGCCCGCCATACAGCAGCGTACCGGCCAGCGCGGCATACCCGCCAATCGTCCCAAGCGCTGGTTCGCCGCTTCCGGTGCCACGCCCGGCGCGCAACCGCGCGATGGAGCGGAACAACCAGAGAGTGGCGACGACGCCGGTAAAGGCCAGGACGGCGTATGGATAGTTCTTTGCGGCGTCCTGTTCGAAGTCACCGGTAAGCATCCATGCATAGGCGACTCCCACAAGCAATACGCCTGCACCGAAGATATTCGCTACTGCACGGTTCATACCGGTGACTCCCCCTCGTTGATGACTGCTGACGGTTCAGATGTTCCGAAGCCGCCTATTTCCAGGGTGTATTGGCCCAGATCTTGGCGATCTCGGCATTATAATCGTGCATCATCTTTGTGTATTCCTCGGTTCCCGCGTAGCTGAGCGGCAGACCGATGTCCTTGGCCTTCTGGATCATTTCGGGATCGTTATTGGCCTTCTTGACCGCTTCCGCGATCATTTTCACCGCGTCCATCGGCATGCCTTTCGGACCGACGAGGCCGCGCGCGGAGCCGCCGCGTACGTCATAGCCCTGCTCCTTGTAGGTCGGGACTTCCGGCAGGAGTTCGGACCGTTCCGCGCTCATGACGCCGAGCACGCGGATTTCGCCTGCCTCATGGAACCGCGCGGAATCGCCCAGCGCTGTCGCGAACAGTTCCGTGTGTCCGCCCAGCAGCGCATTCCGCGACTGTGCGCCACCATCGAAAGCGACGTGGTTCAGATCGATGCCGGCCGCATTCTCGAATGCAATCACGTCGAGATGCGTGTTCGATCCTGTTCCGGCGGAGGAAACGGTGATTTCGCCGGGGCGCTTCTTGGCTTCCGCCACGACATCCGCCAGCGTCTTGTACTTGCTGTTCGGCAGCGTCGCCAGCGTCGCGATATCGTACACCATGTTGGCGATCGGCTGATAACTGTCGACCGTGTAATGCGTCTTGCGCTCATGCGGCTTCATCATCATGTTCGGCAGGTTGAAGAAGCCGATGGTGTAGCCATCCGGTTCGGCCGTGGCGATCGCCGTGCCGCCGACTTCGCCGCCGGCGCCCGGCTTGTTGACGACAACGAACTTGGTGCCTTCCGGCATGTATTTTTCAAGAAACGGCACCGCCAGGCGCGCGCCGACATCGGTGCCGCCGCCTGCCCCATAGGCGACGATGATGGTAATCGGCTTTTCAGGATAGGCCGCCTGCGCCGGGGCAAGCCCGGATACGGCAAGCGCGGCACAGAACATGCCGATCAAGGCGATTGATCTTTTCATGGTTTTCCTCCGTTGATGACCGGTCGTCGCACGGCTCATGAGCCGAGGCGACCATTTGAATTTTCGAATTCGACGCGACCGTAATGGTCGGCGTAATGCTTTGCAAGTAGCGGCTGACAGCCCGCGGATCTTGCTCCGCCGGGGCTTTTCGTCAATAGGCTCGCGGTCTTCCGCTTCTTCCCGCTATTGGCGAATTGCGCTGGAATCCGCCGGAATGCGCTGGCCCGGCGGGCGTTCCGGTCAGTCCGGCGTGTCCTTCGTTTCGCCATCGGGCGCCGACCCGGCCTTGTCCATCAGCCGGACCGGCGCGGGGGGCGCATTGCCGTCCTTGTCCTCGCCGAAATAGACCGTGTGATGCGGGAAGGGTATCTCGATGCCCATCTCGTCAAAGCGCCGCTTCATCATCAGGTTGAACCCGCGCTTGACCGTCCATTGCTGCAGGGGCCGGGTCT
The Alphaproteobacteria bacterium genome window above contains:
- a CDS encoding tripartite tricarboxylate transporter permease, which translates into the protein MFQHLPDILSNVFGFYSLTAMVLGVLGGVAVGAMPGVSATMAIAMLLPLTYAMEPITGLGMIAGIYAGAIYGGAIPAILLRIPGTPAAIATTFDGYPMSQQGQSGKALEISCYSSAVGGMVGALALILIGPPLSRIALSFGPPEMFWVAFAGILSLALLLGDDALKGLISSGIGLFLACVGTDLTTGQERYAFGAVELVGGLDIAVVLIGMFAIPPTLEMAEASLKSADVRSLPVINRAIGFFSAARQFWKVWVTGSVIGILVGILPGAGGNLAAIISYNETKRRSKNPEEYGTGKPDGVAAAESANNADCGAALIPALTLGVPGSTVAALIIGALTIHGMVPGPQLLRDQPVIVYGLMYQMLFTAFLIIPLGGLLATRVFARVLLIPPYMLAPLIMALTVAGVYSINNSTFDIGVLFAMGLLGYVMEKLGIPLAPASLALILGPLLEKNLTISLVISRNDPTIFFTRPVSLIIIAIIVVMVGTPLIKKYVRSRRLKGTMEID
- a CDS encoding tripartite tricarboxylate transporter TctB family protein, which codes for MNRAVANIFGAGVLLVGVAYAWMLTGDFEQDAAKNYPYAVLAFTGVVATLWLFRSIARLRAGRGTGSGEPALGTIGGYAALAGTLLYGGLVVYFGYVVPSVIYLAVAAYFLGGRRWGLIGAIAVLFPLALYTFLVYGFDRPLPF
- a CDS encoding tripartite tricarboxylate transporter substrate binding protein; protein product: MKRSIALIGMFCAALAVSGLAPAQAAYPEKPITIIVAYGAGGGTDVGARLAVPFLEKYMPEGTKFVVVNKPGAGGEVGGTAIATAEPDGYTIGFFNLPNMMMKPHERKTHYTVDSYQPIANMVYDIATLATLPNSKYKTLADVVAEAKKRPGEITVSSAGTGSNTHLDVIAFENAAGIDLNHVAFDGGAQSRNALLGGHTELFATALGDSARFHEAGEIRVLGVMSAERSELLPEVPTYKEQGYDVRGGSARGLVGPKGMPMDAVKMIAEAVKKANNDPEMIQKAKDIGLPLSYAGTEEYTKMMHDYNAEIAKIWANTPWK